In Perognathus longimembris pacificus isolate PPM17 chromosome 3, ASM2315922v1, whole genome shotgun sequence, a single window of DNA contains:
- the Spryd7 gene encoding SPRY domain-containing protein 7, which produces MAASVFCCLRCCRDGGTGHIPLKEMPAVQLDTQHMGTDVVIVKNGRRICGTGGCLASAPLHQNKSYFEFKIQSTGIWGIGVATQKVNLNQIPLGRDAHSLVIRNDGALYHNNEEKNRLPANSLPQEGDVVGITYDHVELNVYLNGKNMHCPASGIRGTVYPVVYVDDSAILDCQFSEFYHTPPPGFEKILFEQQIF; this is translated from the exons ATGGCCGCGTCTGTTTTCTGCTGCCTGCGGTGCTGCCGGGACGGCGGGACCGGCCACATCCCCCTGAAGGAGATGCCGGCCGTGCAGCTGGACACGCAGCACATGG gaaCAGATGTTGTCATTgtaaaaaatggaagaagaataTGTGGAACAGGAGGTTGTTTAGCTAGTGCACCTTTACATCAAAACAAAAGCTACTTCGAATTCAAAATCCAGTCCACAG GAATCTGGGGTATTGGTGTTGCAACTCAGAAGGTTAACCTGAATCAGATTCCCCTTGGCCGGGATGCACACAGTCTGGTGATAAGAAACGACGGAGCCCTGTACCACaacaatgaagagaaaaacaGACTGCCAGCAAACAGCCTTCCTCAGGAGGGAGATGTGGTG gGTATTACATATGACCATGTAGAACTAAATGtgtatttaaatggaaaaaacatGCATTGTCCAGCATCAGGTATACGAGGGACAGTGTATCCAGTTGTGTATG TTGATGACAGTGCAATTTTGGATTGTCAGTTCAGTGAATTTTATCATACTCCTCCACCGGGTTTCGAAAAAATACTGTTTGAACAGCAGATCTTCTGA